The genomic window CTGGTGTCAATTCTATAGCTCTTGGCTTTGTCGGATCTCTTAAAATCAATCCTTTTTTTTCTAAACGAGCCAAATGCCCGTGAACAGTGGAGGTTGAAGAAAGATCAACAGCTTTCCCAATTTCCCGAACAGTTGGGGGATATCCTTTAAGTTCTACTTGATCATATATATATTTTAATACTTCGACTTGTCTTGTTTCAGTACGCTTTGCCAATATCCGCACCTTCTTTCAATTTTATAGTTACAGTCTATCACACTTAATAATTTAAATCAAACAAGCGTTCGTGTTTTTCTTTCATGGAATTTAGTTGTTTTTTTGCGCTTCTTCTTATACTATTAGAGTGTTGACAACGCAGTCGGATTGGCTGAAAAAATAAAAAGCTGATTTGAGGAACTGTGAAACTATGAACAGTGGTTTTATGCAACTGCAATCTGTCGCAGAAAAGAAGGAGGGAAGAACAGTGCTGTCAAAAGAAAAGCTTGCCCGTATTAATGAATTGTCTAAGAAGTCAAAAGAAACTGAACTGACTGCTGCTGAGAAGCAAGAGCAGAAACAGCTTCGTGAAGAATATATTAAGACATTCAGAAAAGGGATGCGTCATCATATAGAAGGAATGAAGGTTGTTGATCCCAAAGGCAATGATGTAACACCAGATAAATTGAAACAGATTCAAAAAGAAAAAGGTTTGCACGATCGCAAATAATTACAGTGGATTTTACTTAAATTCATTGCTTTCATCCATGAAATGGGTTACAATGTTGATAATAAAGGTAAAAAAAACCTAAATAGGAGATGATTTTTTTGTTCGATAAAACTGATCAACTTGGTGTGAATACGGTACGTACACTAAGTATTGAAGCAATTCAAAAAGCGAATTCAGGCCACCCAGGTCTACCTATGGGTGCTGCCCCTATGGCTTATGCATTATGGACAAAACACCTGAAAGTAAACCCAACCACTTCTAGAAACTGGGCGGATCGCGACCGTTTTGTTCTTTCAGCAGGACATGGTTCAGCTTTACTGTATAGTCTGCTTCATCTATCAGGCTACAAAGTGACAATCGATGACTTGAAATCATTCCGTCAGTGGGATAGCAAAACACCGGGACATCCGGAAGTTGACCACACAGATGGCGTAGAAGCGACTACAGGCCCTCTAGGACAAGGGATTGCGATGGCAGTAGGTATGGCAATGTCAGAAGCGCATCTGTCCGCAGTGTACAATAAGGACAGCTTCTCAGTCGTTGACCACTACACTTATGCTTTATGTGGTGATGGTGACTTGATGGAAGGTGTTTCTCAAGAAGCTGCTTCAATGGCCGGACACATGAAATTAGGCAAATTGATCGTGTTGTATGATTCAAATGATATCTCTTTAGACGGACCGACATCAAAAGCCTTCACTGAAAATGTTGGTGCGCGCTTTGAAGCGTATAACTGGCAGCATATTTTGGTAAAAGATGGCAATGATCTGGAAGCTATTTCAAAAGCAATTGAAGAAGCGAAAGCTGAAACGGACAAGCCAACATTGATTGAAGTGAAAACAGTTATCGGTTTTGGTTCTCCAAAAGAAGGAACTTCAGCTGTTCATGGCGCACCTCTAGGTCAAGAAGGGATCGACGCTGCAAAAGTTGTTTATGGCTGGGAGTATCCTGACTTTACAGTGCCAGAAGAAGTAGCTGCACGTTTCCATGAAACAATGATCGAAAAAGGCGAAAAAGCTGAAGCTGAGTGGAATGAGCTATTTGCAAATTATAGTAAGGCACATCCAGAATTGGCGCAACAATTCAAAGATGCGTTTGCTGATAAATTACCTGAAAATTGGGATAAAGAATTACCAGTATACGAAGTTGGCAGCAGTGCAGCCAGCCGTGTAACAAGCAAAGAGACGATTCAAGCAATCTCTAAAGCTGTACCAAGCTTCTGGGGCGGATCTGCTGACTTATCAGCTTCCAACAATACGATGGTAGCTGGAGAGAAGGATTTCGAGCCTGGTCAATACGAAGGACGCAACATCTGGTTTGGTGTACGTGAGTTTGCAATGGCAGCAGCTATGAACGGTATTCAGCTTCATGGCGGTTCAAAAGTGTATGGCGGAACATTCTTTGTCTTTACTGACTATCTACGTCCAGCTATTCGTTTGGCAGCAATTCAAAAAACACCGGTTACGTATGTGCTAACACATGACTCAGTAGCAGTTGGTGAAGATGGACCAACTCATGAGCCGATTGAACAGCTAGCTAGTGTTCGTTGTATGCCTGGTGTGCAAGTTATCCGTCCAGCAGATGGAAATGAAACTGTTGCGGCATGGAAGCTTGCAATGACATCAACAAACAAACCAACAATTCTTGTGTTGAGTCGTCAAAATCTTCCTGTAATTGAAGGAACACAAGCTATGGCTGAAGAATTTGTAGGAAAAGGTGCGTATGTCATTTCTCCACAAAAAGGCGACAAACCAGAAGGTATTTTAATTGCGACGGGTTCTGAAGTGAATCTTGCGATCGATACTCAAAAAGCATTGGCTGCGCAAGGCAAAGATGTATCTGTTGTATCTATGCCAAGTTTTGATTTGTTTGAAGAACAGTCTGCTGAATATAAAGAATCAGTACTACCAAAAGATGTGAAAAAACGTGTGGCGATTGAAGCTGCTTCATCATTTGGTTGGGATCGTTATGTTGGCTTCGAAGGAACAACAGTTACGATTGATCATTTTGGCGCTTCTGCACCTGGCGATACTGTATTGAAAGAATTTGGTTTCACTGTTGAAAATGTTACAGAAAAGTATAATAGCTTATAAAAGCGAAATAAAAAATTGTATAGAAACAGGCAGGGATTCGTTGTAGAATCCTTGCCTGTTTTTTTCTGAAACAAATATAAAAGGTTATATAAATAAATTCTATATAACAATAATTGTTCTAAAAGTAAAGTATATATAATGTTAATAATAATAATTTAGTCTTTCTTTTACATTAATTATATTTCGGATAAATTTCAATTAGATTAAATTGGATCAAATTAGATTCTATATTGTTGTGTCTTTTATTTAATTATCATACACTATTATTATGAAATTATTAAGGAGGAACAAAGTGAATGGAGAAACGTGAAACACGCAGCAGCAGACATATAGAAAAATCTATCAAGCATAAAAAAAATGCGAATCGTTTGGCTTCAGGTGTTGGAGTTGCTTTATTGTCTGCGCCGTTGGTTGGCGGAGCAGCGCTTTTTTCGGATGAAACAGAAGCCTATGCTTATGAAGAAATATCCTCTGTCTCACCAATAGACTTTATTGAGTCTATTGGTTACTCGGCCTCTAGCGTAGCTAGTGCGAATGATTTATATGCATCAGTAATGATTGCTCAAGCTTTATTGGAAAGTAGCTATGGAAATTCTCAACTAGCCAGTGCACCGAATTATAATCTTTTTGGGGTAAAAGGGAGTTATGCTGGGCAATCAGTATATATGTCTACAACTGAATACTTGAATGGTGAGTGGTTGATGACATCGGAACCATTTCGCGTATATTCTTCCTACTATGAATCGTTTCAAGATCATGCCAATGTGATTTTGTACGCTGTTTCAGGGTATGGCAATTATTATTACTCTAATGTTTGGAAGAGTAATACGACAAGCTATATGGACGCGACCGCGGCGTTAACGGGAACTTATGCGACAGATCCAGGATATGCACAAAAGTTGAATTGGTTGATTGAAGCATATGGATTGACCCGATTTGATACAGGAACGGCTGGGTATAGTTATTATGCTGATACTGAGAGTCAAGCGGTTATCTATTCAGAATCTGGTCTTTCAGATTATACGGTGAATTCTGGAGATACCTTATGGGGAATAGCTGAAAGCTATGGCACGAGTGTAGAACAGCTGATGTCTCTCAATGGTCTATCTGCTGATCTAATTACTGTAGGACAAGTTATACAGGTAAGGTAGCTAATAGATTGGTTTTTTTACAGTACTAGAGTGAATCGAAAGAGATAACCAGTATCGTTATACTCCTTAAAATCAAATAAGCGGTAGTCCAAAAGTATTTGTTCACACTGTGCTTATTCTTAGTATGAAAGCAGTAAGAGTGGAATGATTTACTGTGAAAGTGGAGCAGATGCACTGGGGAAGCCCTCAGAAAAAATCCGAATAATCTTGAAAATAGGAATACCTATTTTCTGGATCATTCGGATTTTTTCTTGGATATAAATAGCTTTACTATATCCTTGAGATTGAAAAATGATTATTTACCGTTTACCGTTACGTAATTCTTCCAAACGTCTTGCACGATTTGAAGAAATGTCCTTTTTACGCGGACGAGGAAGGATTGCTTCTTCAGTAACAGTACTTTTCTGTATATAGGTTGTAGGATCGGTATAATCGAACACTTGTAAGTAATTGATTACTTCACGAACGATTGGTGTTGGGGTAGAGGCACCGGCTGTAACTGCGATTTTTTCGACAGATTTTAACCATTCCGGTTGAATTTCCGAGACATCCGATACACGGTAGGCTTTGACCCCTGCTTGTTGTTCAGACACTTGAGCAAGGCGATTGCTATTATTGCTCTTAGGATCGCCAACAACAATCGTCAGGTCACAGCCTTGAGATTGTGTCACTACAGCTTCTTGACGAACCTGAGTCGCTTTGCAAATATCTTGATGGATCTCAACCAGAGGGTATTTTATTTTAATTAAATCAATCAAATCTA from Enterococcus sp. 9E7_DIV0242 includes these protein-coding regions:
- a CDS encoding glucosaminidase domain-containing protein, coding for MEKRETRSSRHIEKSIKHKKNANRLASGVGVALLSAPLVGGAALFSDETEAYAYEEISSVSPIDFIESIGYSASSVASANDLYASVMIAQALLESSYGNSQLASAPNYNLFGVKGSYAGQSVYMSTTEYLNGEWLMTSEPFRVYSSYYESFQDHANVILYAVSGYGNYYYSNVWKSNTTSYMDATAALTGTYATDPGYAQKLNWLIEAYGLTRFDTGTAGYSYYADTESQAVIYSESGLSDYTVNSGDTLWGIAESYGTSVEQLMSLNGLSADLITVGQVIQVR
- the tkt gene encoding transketolase; its protein translation is MFDKTDQLGVNTVRTLSIEAIQKANSGHPGLPMGAAPMAYALWTKHLKVNPTTSRNWADRDRFVLSAGHGSALLYSLLHLSGYKVTIDDLKSFRQWDSKTPGHPEVDHTDGVEATTGPLGQGIAMAVGMAMSEAHLSAVYNKDSFSVVDHYTYALCGDGDLMEGVSQEAASMAGHMKLGKLIVLYDSNDISLDGPTSKAFTENVGARFEAYNWQHILVKDGNDLEAISKAIEEAKAETDKPTLIEVKTVIGFGSPKEGTSAVHGAPLGQEGIDAAKVVYGWEYPDFTVPEEVAARFHETMIEKGEKAEAEWNELFANYSKAHPELAQQFKDAFADKLPENWDKELPVYEVGSSAASRVTSKETIQAISKAVPSFWGGSADLSASNNTMVAGEKDFEPGQYEGRNIWFGVREFAMAAAMNGIQLHGGSKVYGGTFFVFTDYLRPAIRLAAIQKTPVTYVLTHDSVAVGEDGPTHEPIEQLASVRCMPGVQVIRPADGNETVAAWKLAMTSTNKPTILVLSRQNLPVIEGTQAMAEEFVGKGAYVISPQKGDKPEGILIATGSEVNLAIDTQKALAAQGKDVSVVSMPSFDLFEEQSAEYKESVLPKDVKKRVAIEAASSFGWDRYVGFEGTTVTIDHFGASAPGDTVLKEFGFTVENVTEKYNSL
- a CDS encoding DUF896 family protein, which translates into the protein MLSKEKLARINELSKKSKETELTAAEKQEQKQLREEYIKTFRKGMRHHIEGMKVVDPKGNDVTPDKLKQIQKEKGLHDRK